The following proteins are co-located in the Shouchella hunanensis genome:
- a CDS encoding ABC transporter permease: MGLQTKKLVSHQTSAPPPIIKRKKNRKILQNWQLYIFILPAFLYFFIFHYIPLYGVQIAFKDFTPTAGITGSEWVGFKHFIRFFDSYYFWDLIRNTLGISVYELIVGFPLPIILALLLNEAKDNFFKRSVQTVTYAPHFISVVVIAGMVIAFLSPVTGVINHFVQFLGFEPIAFMTDPAWFKTVYVLSGVWQSTGWGTIIYLAALSGVDPQHHEAAIVEGANRLQRIWHINIPFIFPTMVILLIMNVGSIMAMGFEKILLLQNPLNLESSNVIATFVYKAGLLDAQYSFASAVGLFNAVINAILLIVVNQIARKTSETSLW, from the coding sequence ATGGGACTACAAACAAAAAAGCTGGTTTCTCACCAGACGAGCGCTCCGCCCCCGATCATAAAGAGGAAAAAGAACAGAAAAATTTTGCAAAATTGGCAACTATATATTTTTATACTGCCAGCTTTTTTATATTTTTTTATCTTCCATTATATACCTCTTTACGGTGTGCAAATTGCTTTTAAGGATTTTACACCAACAGCAGGTATAACAGGAAGTGAATGGGTTGGCTTTAAGCATTTTATCCGCTTTTTTGATTCCTATTATTTTTGGGATTTAATTCGCAATACACTGGGCATTAGTGTATACGAATTAATTGTTGGTTTTCCACTACCAATTATTTTGGCGTTATTATTAAATGAGGCAAAGGATAACTTTTTTAAACGTTCGGTTCAGACCGTCACGTATGCACCGCATTTTATATCCGTGGTTGTCATTGCGGGAATGGTCATTGCTTTTCTTTCACCTGTTACCGGTGTTATTAATCATTTTGTTCAATTTCTAGGGTTTGAGCCAATTGCCTTTATGACAGATCCTGCTTGGTTTAAAACCGTATATGTATTATCTGGCGTATGGCAAAGTACGGGCTGGGGAACGATCATTTATTTGGCAGCGCTTTCTGGAGTGGACCCCCAGCATCATGAAGCGGCTATCGTGGAAGGGGCAAATCGATTACAGCGCATTTGGCATATTAACATCCCATTTATTTTCCCGACAATGGTTATTTTACTAATCATGAACGTTGGTAGCATTATGGCAATGGGCTTTGAAAAAATTCTCTTACTTCAAAATCCTTTAAATCTAGAGTCTTCAAATGTCATCGCAACGTTCGTTTACAAAGCAGGTTTACTTGATGCGCAATATAGTTTTGCATCTGCGGTAGGTCTCTTTAACGCAGTGATCAATGCCATTTTACTTATCGTTGTGAACCAAATTGCGAGAAAAACGAGTGAAACAAGTCTGTGGTAG
- a CDS encoding carbohydrate ABC transporter permease, with amino-acid sequence MNTKIRETKVDKVFKAFVYFCLTVALAVVLYPLIYIISASISSPTSVNSGQMWLFPIDITFAGYEMIFQNSEIWRGYLNTILYTTLGTFINLAVTIPAAYALSRRDFFGRGFFTGMFVLTMFFSGGLIPTYLVVRDLGMIDTIWAMVLPNAAAVWNIIIARVFFQMTIPKGLEEAAKIDGASNFKLFFKIILPLSAPIIAVMALFYGVGHWNGYFNALIYLSDRNLYPLQMVLREILVLNEMSSNNTEITGEMAQALHSRQQLSAIVKYGVMIVSTLPIIIVYPFLQRYFVKGVMIGSLKG; translated from the coding sequence ATGAATACGAAAATCAGAGAAACCAAAGTTGATAAAGTATTTAAAGCCTTTGTTTACTTCTGTTTAACAGTGGCGCTGGCTGTTGTTCTTTATCCTCTTATCTATATTATTAGTGCATCCATTAGTAGTCCAACTTCCGTCAATAGTGGGCAGATGTGGCTTTTCCCCATTGATATAACGTTTGCTGGGTACGAGATGATTTTTCAAAATAGTGAGATTTGGAGAGGGTATTTAAACACGATACTTTACACAACCCTTGGAACGTTTATTAACCTAGCTGTGACAATACCAGCGGCATACGCCTTATCAAGAAGAGATTTTTTTGGCAGAGGCTTCTTTACAGGGATGTTTGTTCTGACGATGTTTTTCAGTGGCGGACTAATCCCAACTTACCTTGTTGTTAGGGATCTTGGTATGATTGATACGATTTGGGCGATGGTCTTGCCGAATGCCGCAGCAGTATGGAATATTATTATTGCCCGGGTGTTCTTTCAAATGACCATACCGAAAGGGTTAGAAGAAGCAGCGAAGATTGATGGCGCTTCTAATTTCAAACTATTCTTCAAAATCATTCTGCCTCTATCTGCTCCTATTATTGCGGTCATGGCGTTGTTTTATGGAGTCGGTCATTGGAATGGTTACTTTAATGCACTCATTTACTTATCTGATCGGAATTTATATCCCCTTCAGATGGTATTAAGGGAGATTCTTGTGTTAAATGAAATGTCTTCAAACAATACAGAAATAACTGGCGAGATGGCCCAAGCTTTACACAGCCGACAACAGCTTTCTGCCATTGTAAAGTACGGTGTGATGATCGTATCTACACTTCCAATCATCATTGTCTACCCGTTTCTACAACGTTATTTCGTAAAGGGTGTAATGATCGGGTCCTTAAAGGGTTAA
- a CDS encoding extracellular solute-binding protein — protein MKKTLKLCLTGLCCVGFVAACSSSDTDGDSTSNTNPDVEVSKEGFPIVEEEITLSLMAPGTGLAEWKDMPTLQEYSEMTNISFEYTTPPMSDFATRLNLAFASGDVADIIYGAGTSNLTPGMEVDYGRQGILIPLEDLIAEYAPNIQRLLDENPDIARSITTVDGHIYSLPVINQHPNSSWAVPMWYNGEWLDALDAEVPTTTDELYDLLVRFRDEDPNGNGEADEIPLLDVQMNSTRLAFLGAFGMKAWGIEEVDGEVRYAPHTENYKEYLTYMNKLFEEGLLDPETFSQSDEQKKAKGQENRLGLFPDWFSFFTTGQSEDEAMNNPMFHALSSPITDEPLIPINPGITRGTFAITSNNEYPEASIRWVDYFYSDEGSEFLDHGPEGYLFERDEDGNKVKLDPPPQFDSAEDYRGTLTPAYGIPTPTLVKRVEGVEVSEFDQFLDAETEEKIGPYGEVPIPLLYLTNEEQEIVNTIEVDLKSYVEQLEARFITGVEPLSNWDKYVDTIESMNIEEYIEIYQVAYDRWASS, from the coding sequence ATGAAGAAAACATTAAAGCTGTGCTTAACAGGACTTTGTTGTGTAGGATTTGTTGCTGCTTGTAGTTCGAGTGATACGGATGGAGACTCGACCTCTAATACGAATCCTGATGTTGAAGTAAGTAAAGAGGGCTTTCCTATCGTTGAAGAGGAAATTACATTATCGCTCATGGCACCTGGTACAGGACTTGCTGAGTGGAAAGACATGCCGACTTTGCAAGAGTACTCAGAAATGACGAATATCTCGTTTGAGTACACGACGCCCCCAATGAGTGATTTTGCAACACGATTAAACCTTGCGTTTGCCAGTGGCGATGTGGCTGATATTATTTATGGCGCAGGCACATCAAACTTAACACCAGGAATGGAAGTGGATTATGGGAGACAAGGAATCCTAATTCCACTTGAAGATCTTATTGCTGAATATGCGCCAAATATTCAACGGTTATTAGATGAAAATCCTGACATTGCTCGTTCAATTACAACGGTTGATGGTCATATTTATTCGTTACCGGTCATTAATCAGCACCCGAATTCAAGCTGGGCTGTGCCAATGTGGTACAACGGTGAGTGGCTAGATGCCCTTGATGCAGAAGTGCCTACAACAACAGATGAGTTATATGATTTGCTTGTCCGTTTTAGAGATGAAGACCCGAATGGTAATGGAGAAGCCGACGAGATTCCGTTGCTTGATGTTCAAATGAATAGTACGCGTTTAGCATTTCTCGGGGCATTTGGTATGAAGGCTTGGGGAATTGAAGAAGTGGATGGGGAAGTACGGTATGCCCCTCATACGGAAAACTATAAGGAATACTTGACGTACATGAATAAATTGTTTGAAGAGGGACTTCTTGATCCGGAAACATTTTCTCAGTCTGATGAGCAAAAGAAAGCAAAAGGACAAGAAAACAGACTTGGTTTATTCCCGGATTGGTTCTCGTTCTTTACGACTGGTCAATCAGAAGATGAAGCTATGAACAATCCAATGTTTCATGCGTTATCTAGTCCTATAACTGATGAACCACTTATTCCAATTAATCCAGGCATTACAAGAGGGACGTTTGCGATTACAAGTAATAATGAATACCCAGAAGCTTCTATTCGATGGGTTGACTACTTCTATTCGGATGAAGGATCTGAATTCTTAGATCATGGACCGGAAGGCTATCTTTTTGAGCGTGATGAAGATGGAAATAAAGTGAAGCTTGATCCGCCACCTCAATTCGATAGTGCAGAGGATTACCGTGGGACATTAACTCCGGCCTATGGTATCCCAACACCAACACTAGTAAAACGAGTCGAAGGTGTTGAAGTGAGCGAATTTGATCAGTTTCTCGATGCTGAAACAGAAGAAAAAATTGGACCTTATGGTGAAGTGCCGATTCCTCTCCTTTATTTAACGAATGAGGAGCAAGAAATCGTCAATACGATTGAAGTAGACCTTAAATCATATGTAGAACAGTTAGAGGCACGGTTTATTACGGGCGTGGAACCTCTATCAAACTGGGATAAATATGTGGATACCATTGAAAGTATGAACATTGAAGAATACATTGAGATTTATCAAGTCGCCTATGATCGTTGGGCAAGTAGCTAA
- a CDS encoding alpha-L-fucosidase — protein sequence MTDNLYELTEGVHHYSKEESYVEPKEVALQAQLEWFKDQKIGLMMHWGPYAQLGVVESWALSDEDAEWSREEIDWEHDPKSLKQQYVALNKTFNPIRFQPDAWADLAKETGFKYLVFTTKHHDGFAMWDTKTTEYKVTGSACPFHRHPYADVCKQLFDAFRARGLGISAYFSKADWHVPSYWTPNKTGDAYTRRGPSYDPQDHPALWEQFVQFTHEQILELLTNYGRIDMLWLDAGWVSPKNNQDIRLGEVVEKARESQPWLLAADRTVGGPYENILTPEQMVPKDPIHVPWESCITMGSAFSFRYEDDYKSGRALVHLLIEIVSKGGNLALNVAPQPDGRLPRGAVKRMKELGAWLQQYGEAIYETRTVSPYYLENMAFTAKGNIVYCFVLIHTKEDLNGGSLTIPYEGAVEQVELMNNGQVLSFHRVENELVVIRPKWEGDHDLPYAYVFKLTIDL from the coding sequence ATGACGGATAACCTCTACGAATTAACAGAAGGTGTACATCATTACAGTAAAGAAGAGAGCTATGTGGAGCCGAAAGAGGTAGCGTTACAAGCGCAATTGGAATGGTTTAAAGATCAAAAGATTGGACTGATGATGCACTGGGGACCGTATGCACAGCTTGGTGTCGTTGAGTCATGGGCACTAAGTGATGAGGATGCGGAGTGGTCGAGAGAAGAAATTGATTGGGAGCACGATCCAAAATCATTAAAGCAACAGTACGTTGCGTTAAACAAAACCTTTAATCCAATTCGATTCCAGCCTGATGCTTGGGCGGATTTAGCAAAGGAAACTGGATTTAAATATCTTGTGTTTACAACAAAACATCACGATGGTTTTGCGATGTGGGATACAAAGACAACAGAGTATAAAGTCACAGGTTCAGCTTGTCCGTTTCATCGGCATCCTTATGCTGACGTATGTAAGCAGCTTTTTGATGCGTTTAGAGCTAGAGGGTTGGGAATATCAGCGTATTTTTCAAAAGCTGATTGGCATGTTCCATCGTACTGGACTCCGAATAAGACAGGTGATGCATACACGAGGCGGGGACCTTCTTACGATCCACAGGATCATCCAGCATTATGGGAACAATTTGTCCAATTTACCCACGAACAAATCCTAGAACTGTTAACGAACTACGGCAGAATCGACATGCTTTGGCTGGATGCAGGATGGGTATCGCCCAAAAACAACCAAGACATTCGATTAGGAGAAGTGGTAGAGAAGGCGAGGGAATCCCAACCTTGGCTTCTTGCGGCTGATCGCACAGTCGGCGGCCCATATGAAAATATATTGACGCCTGAACAAATGGTTCCTAAGGACCCAATTCATGTCCCTTGGGAAAGTTGTATAACGATGGGGAGTGCTTTTTCATTTCGATATGAAGATGACTATAAATCAGGTAGAGCGCTTGTTCATTTATTAATAGAGATCGTGTCTAAGGGTGGGAATTTAGCGTTAAATGTTGCACCACAGCCGGATGGCCGCCTGCCTAGAGGTGCAGTTAAGCGTATGAAGGAATTAGGTGCTTGGCTACAGCAATATGGTGAGGCTATCTATGAAACAAGAACAGTGTCCCCCTACTATTTAGAAAACATGGCCTTTACAGCGAAGGGGAATATCGTTTATTGCTTTGTTCTCATTCATACGAAAGAAGATCTAAACGGTGGTTCATTAACGATTCCTTATGAAGGTGCTGTTGAACAAGTAGAGTTGATGAATAACGGTCAAGTATTGTCTTTTCATAGAGTTGAGAACGAGTTGGTTGTAATCCGACCAAAATGGGAAGGCGATCATGACCTTCCATACGCATACGTATTTAAATTAACGATCGATCTCTAA
- a CDS encoding alpha-mannosidase translates to MQEWINHDRIDIKEWVGKRSYYKNPGEYEQMDEEPYAIQVGDRLIESGETLIIEKELLVPEVFIDAEIDFVFNVGQHGVKTNHEGLVYLDGVPYHGIDRNRHEFPLPKRANGQPSYRIKIELFNPTAQVIDPLNRQNEPAEYAPAPLYLLESAFVRKNKGLEKLYYTMKVYLEAAMLLPESDLNRIKIVNELTLVKKWLMNTEVATLMKESALVNEKEAALSHALTEIDVKNRGSLHMVGQSHIDLAWLWPMKEAVRKTSRTFSTMSTLLDRYDHFRYAQSQPQAYAFVKAHYPELYKRVKQHIRSGRWEVVGGMWVEPDLNIPSGESLVRQLLYGMTFYKEEFGKQPRIEWLPDTFGYCASLPQLLKKAGLDYFMTTKMNWNDTNPFPYDLFNWVGIDGTSILSYINHGVNEHTHPKEIAEHWGSYKQKAVQPEQMLLYGHGDGGGGVTKEMLEYVERSASLPGLPATSYSTAHQFFDRVVDANPVLPTWVGDLYLELHRGTYTTHAQVKRWNRKAEVLYRDAEIWSSLLNFQTSKWEVTSLDAGWKLLLFNQFHDIIPGTSIPEVYERAEADYKELMCIGKDVKQLALQSLAQEIETERMGQPLVVFNSLSWERSEVVKLVGKEELLKLDVVDENDQSLKSDCFIEEDGQVTRLIYVPAIPQMGYRTIWLRPEKQKMKAIQEQPFIWKWETDFYQIEWNTNGEMTRLYDKKACREVLKQGECGNQFQLFHDQPTYWDAWDIDPLFAEQEAYRPELLSVDVVLKGKTMDRIRFKWNISNSFIEQDLVLYHHSGRLDFETKVSWHENHKLLKVAFPVHVQTSKATFEIPFGVVERATHSNTSWEKAQFEVCGHRFADVSEGNYGVSLLNDCKYGYDVKGSQLRLSLLRAPKWPDPNADQGNHLFTYSLLPHQGTWNSANVVRSGYELNHSVTSIQVDAHKGTLPARHSFIELNATHAILDTVKRSEKDEGVTMRFYESSGGQEAMEVKLSQTAFQQATETNLLETPLAPLSMEAGVLRTTIKPFEVKTITFSNK, encoded by the coding sequence ATGCAAGAGTGGATCAATCACGATCGTATCGACATTAAAGAGTGGGTGGGAAAACGTAGTTACTATAAAAATCCAGGTGAATATGAACAAATGGATGAAGAGCCGTATGCCATTCAAGTTGGAGATCGGTTAATTGAATCTGGAGAAACGCTAATCATTGAAAAAGAGCTTTTAGTTCCAGAAGTGTTTATAGATGCAGAGATTGATTTTGTTTTTAACGTAGGTCAGCATGGGGTGAAAACAAATCATGAAGGGTTAGTGTATCTCGACGGTGTTCCCTACCATGGTATTGATCGGAATCGACATGAATTTCCCCTTCCTAAAAGAGCAAATGGTCAACCTTCGTATAGGATAAAAATTGAGCTGTTTAATCCGACGGCTCAAGTCATTGATCCATTAAATAGGCAAAACGAGCCAGCAGAATATGCGCCGGCGCCATTGTATTTATTGGAGAGTGCTTTCGTTCGGAAAAACAAAGGGTTAGAGAAATTGTATTACACGATGAAGGTCTATTTGGAAGCCGCTATGTTGCTACCAGAATCCGATTTAAACCGAATAAAGATTGTTAACGAGCTGACGCTAGTAAAGAAATGGCTAATGAATACAGAAGTAGCCACGCTTATGAAAGAGAGTGCATTGGTCAATGAGAAAGAAGCTGCTCTTTCGCACGCTTTAACAGAGATAGATGTAAAGAATCGCGGATCTCTCCATATGGTCGGGCAATCCCATATTGATTTAGCCTGGTTATGGCCAATGAAAGAGGCTGTTCGAAAAACAAGTCGTACGTTTTCGACGATGAGTACGTTGTTAGATCGTTATGACCATTTTCGCTATGCTCAAAGTCAACCTCAAGCCTATGCGTTTGTTAAAGCCCATTATCCTGAGCTTTATAAGCGGGTGAAGCAGCATATCCGTAGTGGACGTTGGGAAGTCGTTGGAGGCATGTGGGTAGAGCCAGACTTGAACATTCCATCTGGTGAATCGCTCGTACGACAACTTTTGTATGGGATGACCTTTTATAAAGAAGAGTTTGGTAAGCAGCCTCGAATTGAGTGGTTGCCGGATACGTTCGGTTATTGTGCGTCTCTACCACAACTGTTGAAAAAAGCAGGCTTGGATTATTTTATGACAACGAAAATGAATTGGAATGACACCAACCCGTTTCCATATGATCTCTTTAATTGGGTGGGAATCGACGGTACAAGCATTCTTTCTTACATCAACCACGGCGTTAATGAGCATACACACCCAAAGGAAATAGCTGAACATTGGGGAAGCTATAAGCAAAAGGCGGTCCAACCAGAGCAAATGCTTCTCTATGGCCATGGTGATGGAGGGGGCGGTGTAACGAAGGAAATGCTCGAATACGTAGAGCGATCTGCTAGCTTACCAGGACTTCCAGCTACATCCTATAGCACGGCACATCAGTTTTTTGATCGCGTTGTAGATGCAAATCCTGTCCTTCCTACTTGGGTTGGAGATCTTTACTTGGAACTTCATCGAGGTACATATACGACACATGCGCAAGTAAAACGGTGGAATCGGAAAGCAGAAGTTTTATACCGTGACGCCGAAATTTGGTCCAGTCTATTAAACTTCCAAACGAGTAAGTGGGAAGTCACGAGTCTTGATGCAGGATGGAAGCTCTTATTGTTTAATCAATTTCACGACATTATTCCTGGTACTTCGATTCCAGAAGTATATGAAAGAGCAGAAGCAGATTATAAAGAGCTTATGTGTATTGGAAAAGATGTCAAGCAACTAGCCCTGCAGTCGCTCGCTCAAGAGATTGAAACAGAACGAATGGGTCAGCCGCTTGTTGTGTTTAATAGTCTCTCGTGGGAGCGATCCGAAGTCGTAAAGCTAGTAGGGAAAGAAGAGCTGTTGAAGCTTGACGTAGTGGATGAGAACGATCAGTCGTTAAAGAGTGACTGCTTTATAGAAGAAGATGGGCAAGTGACTCGGCTAATTTATGTGCCAGCTATTCCGCAAATGGGCTATCGAACAATATGGTTACGACCAGAAAAACAGAAGATGAAAGCAATCCAAGAGCAGCCCTTTATTTGGAAGTGGGAAACCGATTTTTATCAGATCGAATGGAATACAAATGGCGAAATGACGCGATTATATGATAAAAAGGCATGTCGGGAAGTGCTGAAGCAAGGTGAATGCGGCAACCAGTTTCAGCTCTTTCATGACCAGCCCACTTATTGGGATGCGTGGGATATCGACCCTCTGTTTGCTGAGCAAGAGGCATATCGACCTGAGTTATTGTCAGTGGATGTTGTATTAAAAGGAAAGACGATGGATCGAATTCGGTTTAAATGGAACATCTCTAACTCGTTTATTGAGCAAGACCTTGTGTTGTACCATCATTCAGGCAGATTAGATTTCGAAACAAAGGTAAGCTGGCACGAAAACCACAAGTTGTTAAAAGTGGCTTTCCCAGTTCATGTTCAAACGAGTAAAGCCACATTTGAAATTCCGTTCGGTGTCGTTGAGAGAGCGACTCATTCTAATACAAGTTGGGAAAAGGCGCAATTTGAAGTGTGTGGACATCGTTTTGCAGATGTCTCGGAAGGAAATTACGGTGTCAGCTTGTTAAACGACTGCAAATATGGCTACGACGTTAAAGGTAGTCAGCTCCGTTTATCGTTACTAAGAGCACCCAAATGGCCAGATCCCAATGCTGATCAAGGAAATCACTTGTTTACCTATTCACTTCTTCCTCACCAAGGCACGTGGAATTCGGCAAACGTTGTACGGAGCGGCTATGAATTAAACCATTCCGTCACTTCTATACAGGTCGATGCTCATAAAGGAACATTGCCAGCTCGACACAGCTTTATCGAGTTAAATGCGACACATGCAATTTTGGATACCGTGAAGCGATCGGAAAAGGATGAAGGCGTTACGATGCGATTCTATGAATCGAGTGGAGGACAGGAAGCGATGGAAGTGAAACTCTCACAAACCGCCTTTCAACAGGCAACTGAAACAAACTTGTTAGAAACGCCCCTTGCTCCGCTGTCTATGGAAGCAGGCGTTTTGCGTACAACAATCAAGCCTTTTGAAGTGAAGACAATTACATTCAGTAACAAGTAA